One Dictyostelium discoideum AX4 chromosome 3 chromosome, whole genome shotgun sequence genomic region harbors:
- the forB gene encoding actin binding protein (formin homology domain-containing protein), producing MFFKGKKKDKEKEKSHGNIGNVISVENKTGSQSNLHVEQNLSNEDLKIQFSQLLYELGVPEAKRVEMELWSNDKKWMLLVQNKDKIKENEEKMKQKGSLYETPQFYLSLLRENASIQKTISDLKVSLASNKLSWIDSFIGLSGFDEILKIFQTFQLKPEKNSIDFLILFDCVNIIKSILNSQSGVKSVMTTSHTFKVLVLCLDQSYPPELRNAVLQLTAALTLLPTVGHSYVLEAIENFKVSNREKVRFQTIIEGAKSVSNTQLHYEYLTSFMNLVNSIVNSPADLQVRIGLRSEFTALKLIELISNSKGVSEDLDTQINLFFECMEEDNDEVGAHYKEVNIRSPSEVSTKIDTLLQSHPALHHHFISIIKGLYTLASTQSDLGGSMWNILDESVGLILKDPSKESQLEKLQNENNNLKLQLSEIKLNNSNNNNNNNNSNNNNNDSNVSTPNINTGSPLLPPQQYQDLEQKLQLTQNEKNESQNKVKQLESEIKGLNSTLTGLQLKVTKLEADLLSVSVTTPPSDTNGTTSPPIEAPSSPSLGAPPPPPPPPPAPPVSGGGPPPPPPPPPPSSGGGPPPPPPPPSSGGPPPPPPPPGGMKKPGAPAVPNLPPKKSSVPSVKMVGLQWKKVNNNVIENSIWMNVKDYNLNDQFKQLEELFQVKKPTATTPTAPVGGASNVAVGGGSGSKSIVSTPTISILDPKRSQAIMIMLSRFKISFPDLSKAITNLDESKLNLEDAKSLLKFVPSSEEIELLKEEDPSCFGKPEQFLWELSKINRISEKLECFIFKQKLSTQIEELTPDINALLKGSMETKNNKSFHQILEIVLSLGNFINGGTPRGDIYGFKLDSLSGLLDCRSPSDSKVTLMTWLIQFLENKHPSLLEFHQEFTAIDEAKRVSIQNLRSEVASLKKGLTLLTNEVEKSEGASKTILSGFVGKSTDAVTLIEKQFNTALESFNSTVQFYGEDVKTSSPEEFFQHVSKFKNEFKRTIESIQKERENVQKLAARKKAAASGPSVPSASGSSINIAPKSGVSPITPTSKSSISISQKPPQSTQPSISVQQQQQQHHGDDDDDIPQNGTFMDQLMSKMKGGEAIRASRRASQYVFTQNGAGGVGAIDALNAALKNKK from the exons atgttttttaaaggtaaaaaaaaagataaagaaaaggaaaaatCACATGGTAATATTGGAAATGTAATATCagttgaaaataaaacagGTAGTCAATCAAATTTACATGTTGAacaaaatttatcaaatgaagatttaaaaattcaattctcACAATTACTCTATGAATTGGGTGTACCAGAAGCAAAAAGAGTTGAAATGGAGTTATGGTCAAATGATAAGAAATGGATGTTATTAGttcaaaataaagataaaatcaAAGAGAATGAAGAAAAGATGAAACAAAAAGGTTCACTCTATGAAACACCACAATTTTATCTTTCATTATTACGTGAAAATGCttcaattcaaaaaacaaTCTCTGATCTTAAAGTATCGTTGgcttcaaataaattatcttgGATTGATTCTTTCATTGGTTTATCAGGttttgatgaaattttaaaaatttttcaaacttttcaattaaaaccaga aaaaaattcaattgattttttaattttatttgattgtgttaatattataaaatcaatattaaatagtCAAAGTGGTGTTAAATCAGTGATGACAACATCACATACATTTAAAGTATTGGTATTATGTTTAGATCAAAGTTATCCACCAGAATTAAGAAATGCAGTATTACAATTGACAGCAGCATTAACATTGTTACCAACGGTTGGACATAGTTATGTATTGGAGgcaattgaaaatttcaaAGTTTCAAATCGTGAGAAAGTACGTTTCCAAACCATTATTGAGGGTGCAAAATCAGTATCAAACACTCAACTTCATTATGAATATTTAACAAGTTTTATGAATTTAGTAAACTCTATCGTAAATTCACCAGCAGATTTACAAGTTCGTATTGGTTTACGTTCAGAATTTACCgctttgaaattgattgaattaatatcaaaCTCAAAGGGTGTCTCTGAAGATTTAGACACTCAAATCAATCTATTCTTTGAATGTATGGAAGAGGATAACGATGAAGTTGGTGCACATTACAAAGAGGTTAACATTAGATCACCAAGTGAAGTTAGCACTAAAATAGATACCCTATTACAAAGTCATCCAGcacttcatcatcatttcaTTTCAATCATTAAAGGATTATATACTTTAGCTTCAACTCAATCTGATTTAGGTGGTTCAATGTGGAATATTTTAGATGAATCTGTTGGTTTAATCTTAAAAGATCCTTCAAAAGAATCTCAACttgaaaaattacaaaatgaaaataataatttaaaattacaattatctgaaataaaattaaataatagtaataataataataataataataatagtaataataataataatgatagtaatGTTTCAACtccaaatattaatactGGTTCACCTTTACTTCCACCACAACAATATCAAGATCTTGaacaaaaattacaattaactcaaaatgaaaaaaatgaatcaCAAAATAAAGTTAAACAGTTGGAATCAGAGATTAAAGGTTTAAATTCAACTCTTACAGGTTTACAATTAAAAGTTACAAAATTAGAAGCAGATTTATTAAGTGTTAGTGTTACAACACCACCTTCAGATACTAATGGTACTACATCACCACCAATCGAagcaccatcatcaccatcattggGTGccccaccaccaccaccaccaccaccacctgcTCCACCAGTTTCAGGAGGAggtccaccaccacctccacctccaccaccaccatcatcaggAGGAggtccaccaccaccacctccaccaccatcatcaggaggtccaccaccaccacctccacctCCAGGTGGAATGAAAAAACCAGGTGCACCAGCTGTACCAAATTTACCACCAAAAAAATCATCAGTACCATCTGTTAAAATGGTTGGTCTTCAATggaaaaaagttaataataatgtaattgaaaattcaatttggATGAATGTTAAAGATTATAATTTGAATGATCAATTTAAACAACTTGAAGAATTATTCCAAGTTAAAAAACCAACTGCAACTACTCCAACTGCTCCAGTAGGTGGTGCAAGTAATGTAGcagttggtggtggtagtggttcaAAATCAATAGTATCAACACCAACTATCAGTATTTTAGATCCAAAAAGATCACAAGCAATTATGATTATGTTATCAAGATTTAAGATTTCATTTCCAGATTTAAGTAAAGCAATAACAAATTTAGATGaaagtaaattaaatttagagGATGCAAAATCTTTATTGAAATTTGTACCAAGTTCAGaggaaattgaattattaaaagaagagGATCCATCATGTTTTGGTAAACCAGAACAATTCCTTTGGGAACTTAGTAAAATCAATAGAATCTCTGAGAAATTGGAATGTTTTATCTTTAAACAAAAACTTTCAACTCAAATCGAAGAATTAACACCAGATATTAACGCATTATTAAAAGGTTCAATGGaaaccaaaaataataaatcattccATCAAATTCTAGAGATTGTATTATCATTGggtaatttcattaatggTGGTACACCACGTGGTGATATTTACGGTTTCAAATTGGATTCTCTTAGTGGTCTATTGGATTGTCGTTCACCTTCAGATTCAAAAGTAACCTTAATGACTTGGTTAATTCAATTCTTGGAGAATAAACATCCATCTCTTTTGGAATTCCATCAAGAGTTTACTGCAATCGATGAGGCAAAGAGAGtatcaattcaaaatttacgTTCAGAAGTTGCTTCATTAAAGAAAGGTTTAACATTGCTAACTAATGAAGTTGAAAAGAGTGAAGGTGCTTCAAAGACAATTTTAAGTGGTTTCGTTGGTAAATCAACAGATGCCGTCactttaattgaaaaacaatttaataccGCCCTTGAATCCTTTAATTCAACCGTACAATTCTATGGTGAAGATGTTAAAACTTCATCACCTGAAGAATTCTTCCAACATGtttcaaaattcaaaaatgaattcaaacgtacaattgaatcaattcaaaAGGAAAGAGAAAATGTTCAAAAATTAGCCGCTAGAAAGAAAGCTGCTGCTTCTGGTCCATCTGTGCCATCTGCTTCTGGTTCTTCAATTAATATCGCTCCAAAATCTGGTGTTTCTCCAATTACTCCAACTTCAAaatcttcaatttcaatcTCACAAAAACCACCACAATCAACTCAACCATCAATTTCTGttcagcaacaacaacaacaacaccatgGCGACGACGATGATGATATACCACAAAATGGTACTTTTATGGATCAATTAATGAGTAAAATGAAAGGTGGTGAAGCAATTCGTGCATCTAGAAGAGCTTCACAATATGTTTTCACTCAAAATGGCgctggtggtgttggtgcaATCGATGCATTAAATGCTgcattgaaaaataaaaaataa
- a CDS encoding hssA/2C/7E family protein, which yields MSILKSLTSISKISKSSNDSILNINNSNNLNSSNQNSNNEISRWTPIFTVIGRGGKNVIAA from the exons ATGTCAATTTTAA aatcattaacttcaatttcaaaaatttcaaaatcatcaaatgattcaattttaaatataaataattcaaataatttaaattcatcaaatcAAAACTCTAATAATGAAATCTCAAGATGGACTCCAATTTTTACAGTTATTGGTAGAGGTGGTAAAAATGTCATTGCTGCTTAA
- a CDS encoding hypothetical protein (Group-specific antigen) — MSRKVIVYFFIEHSKCSRDAEWDRTRKIVERQLRQELRCTDNQESINRTASIKRRLEKFSHNWNSKLMTINIPEHFIPY, encoded by the exons ATGTCTAGAAAGGTCATAGTCTATTTCTTTATAGAACATTCAAAATGtt cgAGAGATGCCGAATGGGATAGAACAAGAAAGATAGTAGAAAGGCAATTACGTCAAGAACTAAGATGCACTGATAACCAAGAATCAATCAATCGGACCGCATCAATAAAAAGAAGACTCGAAAAATTCAGCCACAACTGGAACTCGAAACTCATGACCATAAACATCCCGGAACACTTCATACCATACTGA
- a CDS encoding hypothetical protein (Phosphatidylserine decarboxylase proenzyme 2 precursor), with translation MDKIENIVSITVCSARNLPNMDLLSQSADPYCEIFFENQQVFKTNIIKKTKNPTWNAHYNLIVNESKLKYDITFKLWDWDKTSQNDYIGKVELSLNDILNKPIKDEWYKIIKEKKNGKIKERGEIHILTKVITKEEVYDSFVSSITKHFSHTEDDTLNITDFTGLITTLNSEYPEPDIVQLFKKTDSDSNETISVSELKHLFCETEQGKELINTLFQGNTNLMWEAYAISDSYSTIADNIFHKNFGGSLKSDSDSKQKVKIIYIHDRESGKLVEEKIPHYIEVSLRIMYSTSGGRSAINNSQVKRLMRYLTNKTGKKYEAPESVKEIQPFIKFHSLNVDEILDPLSSFKNFNQFFYRKLKDSARPIASPNDPKIAVSPADCRLNVFPTIKLATELWIKGKNFTLTTLIQDEQLASQYEDGSLVIARLAPQDYHRFHVPVSGVIGKSTPIDGELYTVNPIAIRENVDVYCENKRIVTEIDSKEFGKVLFISVGATLVGSIHLTTKQGQHVNKGDEQGYFAFGGSTILLLFEKNTIEFDNDLIVNSLKPTETLIKVNSSLGKSLL, from the exons atggataaaattgaaaacatTGTTTCAATAACAg tATGTAGCGCTAGAAATTTACCAAATATGGATTTATTATCACAATCAGCCGATCCATATTGTGAaattttctttgaaaatcaacaagtttttaaaactaatataattaaaaaaacaaagaatcCAACTTGGAATGCacattataatttaattgttaacgaatcaaaattaaaatatgataTTACATTTAAACTTTGGGATTGGGATAAAACATCACaaaatg attaTATTGGTAAAgttgaattatcattaaatgatatattaaataaaccaattaaagatgaatggtataaaattataaaagagaaaaagaatggtaaaattaaagaacGTGGTGAAATTCATATTTTAACTAAAGTGATAACAAAAGAAGAGGTTTATGATTCATTTGTTAGTAGTATTACCAAACATTTTTCACATACAGAAGATGATACATTAAATATTACAGATTTCACAGGTCTAATTACAACATTGAATAGTGAATATCCAGAACCAGATATAGTTCAACTATTTAAGAAAACCGATTCCGATTCGAATGAAACTATATCAGTATCTGAATTAAAGCATTTATTTTGTGAAACTGAGCAAGGCAAAGAATTGATCAACACTTTATTCCAAGGTAATACCAATTTAATGTGGGAAGCATACGCAATCTCTGATAGCTATTCCACGATTGCCGATAACATTTTCCATAAGAATTTCGGTGGATCTTTAAAATCAGATTCAGATAGTAAACAAAAGGTGAAAATCATCTACATTCACGATAGAGAGAGTGGAAAATTAGTTGAAGAGAAAATCCCACACTATATCGAGGTTAGTCTTAGAATTATGTATTCAACAAGTGGTGGTAGATCcgcaataaataatagtcaAGTAAAACGATTAATGAGATATTTAACCAATAAAACTGGTAAAAAGTATGAAGCACCAGAATCTGTGAAAGAGATTCAACCATTCATTAAATTCCATTCACTAAATGTCGATGAAATACTTGACCCATTATCTAGTTTTAAgaattttaatcaatttttctatagaaaattaaaagattccGCCAGACCAATCGCCTCACCAAATGACCCAAAAATCGCTGTATCCCCTGCTGATTGTAGATTAAATGTTTTCCCAACTATTAAATTAGCAACTGAACTTTGGATTAAAGGTAAGAATTTCACATTGACAACATTGATTCAAGACGAGCAATTGGCAAGTCAATATGAAGATGGCTCATTGGTAATTGCAAGATTAGCACCACAAGATTATCATAGATTCCATGTACCAGTATCTGGTGTTATTGGTAAATCAACACCAATCGATGGTGAACTATATACCGTTAATCCAATTGCAATTCGTGAAAATGTTGATGTCTATTGCGAAAATAAACGTATTGTAACCGAGATTGATTCAAAGGAATTTGGTAAAGTTTTATTCATTAGTGTTGGTGCAACTTTGGTTGGTTCCATTCATTTAACTACTAAACAAGGTCAACATGTAAATAAAGGTGATGAACAAGGTTATTTCGCTTTTGGTGGttcaacaattttattattatttgaaaagaatacaattgaatttgataatgatttaattgtaaattctttaaaaccAACTGAAACTTTAATAAAAGTTAATTCATCATTAGGTAAaagtttattataa
- the rpa5 gene encoding RNA polymerase I subunit: protein MVNKSTTNGVSDPNLENKRTKVTLTNSGVENARGTYYSGAYTSVGYDNSFNLNRFKENFKINILSESANELVFEMIGIDAPIANALRRIMISEIPTMAIEKVYIINNTSILQDEVLAHRLGMIPIKVDPRKFNFKLPNKEYTAEDTLIFQLKVKCEKDSVTGKIINETALSKHLIWVPTQDQEEMFPNEEDRPRPMEDDIPIMKLRPGQVIDIQCYCEKNIGREHIKWSPVCTASYRLQPVISVDKSIKGDKANQLLEKCPKKVFDIEDSGQVVAARPLDCTMCRECIRDPEFEQNVKIERVRDHFIFSIESTGALKSREIFQEAIKIFIEKCNIVEESINKLVN from the exons atggtaaataaatcaacaactaATGGAGTTTCAGAtccaaatttagaaaataaaagaacAAAAGTTACATTAACAAATTCAGGTGTTGAAAAT gcaAGAGGTACATATTATAGTGGTGCATATACATCAGTTGGATatgataatagttttaatttaaatagatttaaagaaaattttaaaattaatatattatcagAATCAGCAAATGAATTAGTATTTGAAATGATTGGTATTGATGCACCAATTGCAAATGCATTACGTCGTATTATGATATCAGAGATACCAACAATGGCAATTGAAAAagtttatattataaataatacatCTATTTTACAAGATGAAGTATTAGCACATAGATTAGGTATGATACCAATTAAAGTTGATCcaagaaaattcaattttaaattaccaaataaagAATACACAGCAGAGGATacattgatttttcaattaaaagtaaaatgTGAAAAGGATTCAGTCACtggtaaaattataaatgaaaCTGCATTAtcaaaacatttaatttGGGTGCCAACTCAAGATCAAGAGGAAATGTTCCCAAACGAAGAGGATCGTCCACGTCCAATGGAGGATGACATCCCAATCATGAAGTTAAGACCCGGTCAAGTCATCGATATTCAATGTTATTGTGAGAAAAACATTGGTAGAGAACATATTAAATGGTCACCAGTTTGCACTGCCTCCTATAGATTACAACCTGTCATCTCTGTCGATAAATCAATCAAAGGTGATAAAGCAAACCAATTGCTTGAGAAATGTCCAAAGAAAGTTTTTGATATTGAAGATTCTGGTCAAGTCGTTGCTGCTCGTCCATTAGATTGTACAATGTGTAGAGAATGCATTAGAGATCCTGAATTTGAACaaaatgttaaaattgaACGTGTTAGAGATCATTTCATTTTCTCAATAGAATCAACTGGTGCTTTAAAATCAAGAGAAATTTTCCAAGAAgcaattaaaatctttattgAAAAATGTAATATTGTTGAAGaaagtattaataaattagtaaattaa
- a CDS encoding hypothetical protein (Similar to Y51A2D.19.p), which yields MAGGPIGATAIWENSLKVALIWGIFMLISSLTIILVRILRKNKPPELKLSLRSKLEIYLAYTHIGEMIEFIQVAFSIFSVLLFIYGTYITSKEPPTFYLVLEVVLVFFFILHWSLDFFISKDKLRYLFSFFSIVDMICVLPILIDIQSGDFKNLLNTFQFLRVLRVIRILRLQRVLHYFKNG from the exons atggCAGGAGGACCAATCGGAGCAACAGCTATTTGGGAGAATAGTTTAAAAGTTGCATTGATATGGGGTATTTTTAtgttaatttcatcattaacGATTATATTAGTTAGAATATTAAGAAAGAATAAACCACCCGAACTTAAACTATCACTTCGTTCAAAATTGGAGATATATTTAGCATACACTCATATTGGTGAAATGATAGAATTTATTCAAGTAGCTTTTAGTATATTTTCagtattactatttatatatGGTACATACATAACATCAAAAGAACCACCAACATTTTATTTAGTATTAGAAGTTGTTttagttttctttttcattttacaTTGGTCTTTagattttttcatttcaaagGATAA attaagatatttattttcattcttttcaaTAGTTGATATGATTTGTgttttaccaattttaattgatattcaaagtggtgattttaaaaatctattaAATACATTTCAATTCCTAAGAGTTTTAAGAGTAATTAGAATTTTAAGATTACAAAGAGTActtcattattttaaaaatggttag
- the potA gene encoding calcium-activated BK potassium channel, alpha subunit family protein yields MMMMMIVILEVTKYTFKAFIVVFSFIMVLAGFYMNVEVHPSGTPLQFHETVYFLVITLATVGYGDIYPTTALGQITITLALTIGAGVLIPYHISKLMEKLQQDSPFLRNLSSSSITGHVILCGDITISHLLDFLSEFYHERYGKLKKELVILSPKAPDDRIKALLLHPFYKNRLIYLKGSPLFEHDLQRTKISKADSVFITLPSSWNSADTDNILCSYAVKSQYKNLKIFSHLISSKNKNKSPFLKGSIYVEEFRCAMLAQSIVCPGYNILFSNLFTSRTIPTMVSHKWLTEYYYGTNHSIYIIKVPEFLVGEQLTDVILSMYFGNGSLLIGIMEPQIVVSVCSQQGPSLTSSGTYIPTSQKPTTLPPKFHLNPPQTTILTIDMQLVLISHTVNLTSKHSSRAEKRQQQKQQEIQKRKKIQINSIGGEYDDENTDDTDFQSMNEVLNFNSNLTNNNLNNSLTNNNNNLNNNDDDYNNNNFIIKIYKKINQFFNKLAVPDLELLINEVEQQNNQETKDQAMNESLKTFIVSNKSKNKDNNGSGGNGSGGNGFSRGGSSMNFRNNSMTGFGSLSSPQSIDENLDQSIMEFNREHEEEELTSKELIKSLCLSEYNGDWIALLSDISSQKTSNPKTEEILERIRLVIDKHSLMTFTTHGKFGKGKKGSKNSMKGHMLIICKSLRGLDLFLHHLRLPYISSIKTNTMAKSGVQPIVVLYKDEPQDESWFSTVKTLPLIAFIKGSSSNNVDLDKCGAKNAETIIITSDPYYDQSNLSSAQENLVDSFTLMSYVDVIKVNRIAKITVELVHEPNIRFLEDKKIQACGSNKRFHTYLQANQEKTFLKPEFFSTPHYASGGVITFTVLDSLTCQAHNNHLIKDVAHELAFGVNGLSQSYSTFGLSSCVNQDSKCFSRLIGIPAMFHGRSYGEVLKYFLQQKNLLVLGLYRSKIPMSAPVDYIYTCPPPTCILHEGDQAYVLSNSPI; encoded by the exons atgatgatgatgatgattgttaTTTTAGAGGTTACAAAATATACATTTAAAGCATTTATAGttgtattttcatttattatggTATTAGCAGGATTTTATATGAATGTTGAAGTTCATCCATCAGGAACTCCATTACAATTTCATGAAACTGTTTACTTTTTAGTAATTACATTGGCAACTGTTGGTTATGGCGATATTTATCCAACTACTGCTTTAGGTCAAATTACAATCACTCTAGCATTAACGATTGGTGCTGGTGTTTTAATTCCATATCATATATCAAAATTAATGGAAAAATTACAACAAGATTCTC catttttaagaaatttatcatcatcatcaattacaGGACATGTTATATTATGTGGTGATATAACAATATCACatttattagattttttatCAGAGTTTTATCATGAAAGATAtggaaaattaaagaaagaaTTGGTAATATTATCACCAAAAGCACCAGATGATAGAATTAAAGCATTATTACTTCACCCATTTTATAAGAATCGTTTAATCTATTTAAAGGGATCACCATTATTTGAACATGATTTACAACGtactaaaatttcaaaagcaGATTCAGTATTTATAACATTACCATCATCTTGGAATTCAGCAGATACAGATAATATTTTATGTTCATATGCTGTAAAAAgtcaatataaaaatttgaaaatattttcacatttaatttcatcgaaaaataagaataaatcaccatttttaaaaggaTCGATTTATGTTGAAGAATTTAGATGTGCAATGTTGGCACAATCAATAGTGTGTCCAggatataatattttattttcaaatttatttacaagtAGAACTATACCAACGATGGTATCACATAAATGGTTAACAGAGTATTATTATGGTACCAATCATTCGATTTACATAATAAAAGTACCAGAGTTTTTAGTTGGTGAACAGTTGACAGATGTTATACTTTCAATGTATTTTGGTAATGGTAGTTTATTGATTGGTATAATGGAGCCACAAATTGTAGTCTCTGTTTGTTCTCAACAAGGTCCAAGTTTAACTTCAAGTGGTACCTATATACCAACATCACAAAAACCAACAACCTTACCAcctaaatttcatttaaatccaCCTCAAACTACAATTTTAACAATAGATATGCAATTGGTATTAATATCACATACTGTAAATTTAACAAGTAAACATTCATCAAGAGCAGAGAAaagacaacaacaaaaacaacaagaaattcaaaaaagaaaaaaaattcaaattaatagTATTGGTGGTgaatatgatgatgaaaatactGATGATACTGATTTTCAATCAATGAAtgaagttttaaattttaattcaaatttaacaaataataatttaaataatagtttaacaaataataataataatttaaataataatgatgatgattataataataataattttataattaaaatttataaaaaaattaatcaattttttaataaattagcAGTACCagatttagaattattaattaatgaagttgaacaacaaaataatcaagAAACTAAAGATCAAGCTATGaatgaatcattaaaaacttttatagtttcaaataaatcaaaaaataaagataataatggtagtggtggtaatggtagtggtggtaatggATTTAGTCGTGGTGGATCATCAATgaattttagaaataatagTATGACTGGATTTGGATCATTATCAAGTCCACAATCAATTGATGAGAATCTTGATCAATCAATTATGGAATTCAATAGAGAACACGAAGAAGAGGAATTAACCTCTAaggaattaataaaatcattatgtCTTTCAGAATATAATGGTGATTGGATTGCTCTATTAAGTGATATTAGTTCACAAAAAACATCAAATCCAAAGACAGAGGAGATTTTAGAAAGAATTCGATTGGTAATTGATAAACATTCTCTAATGACTTTTACAACTCATGGAAAATTTGGTAAAGGTAAAAAAGgttcaaaaaattcaatgAAAGGTCATATGTTAATCATTTGTAAATCGTTGAGAggtttagatttatttttacatcaTTTACGTTTACCTTATATTTCATCgattaaaacaaatacaaTGGCTAAATCTGGTGTTCAACCAATCGTTGTACTCTATAAAGATGAACCACAAGATGAGAGTTGGTTTTCAACTGTTAAAACGTTACCATTGATTGCATTTATTAAAGGTTCATCATCGAATAATGTCGATCTTGATAAATGTGGTGCAAAAAATGCTGAAACCATTATAATCACTTCGGATCCATATTATGATCAATCCAATTTATCATCGGCTCAAGAGAATTTAGTAGATTCATTCACATTGATGTCCTATGTCGACGTAATCAAGGTTAATAGAATCGCAAAGATAACCGTTGAATTAGTACATGAACCAAATATTAGATTTTTAGAGGATAAGAAAATTCAAGCATGTGGTTCCAATAAAAGATTTCATACTTATTTACAAGCTAATCAAGAGAAAACTTTCTTAAAACCAGAGTTTTTCTCAACTCCACATTATGCATCGGGTGGTGTTATAACATTCACTGTATTGGATTCATTAACTTGTCAAGCTCATAATAATCATTTGATAAAAGATGTCGCCCATGAATTGGCATTTGGTGTAAATGGTTTATCACAATCTTATTCAACATTTGGTTTATCAAGTTGTGTTAATCAAGATTCAAAATGTTTTAGTAGATTAATTGGTATACCTGCAATGTTTCATGGTAGATCCTATGGTGAAGTTTTAAAATACTTTTTACAAcaaaaaaatcttttggtTTTAGGTCTTTATCGTTCAAAAATACCAATGAGTGCTCCTGTTGATTATATTTATACTTGTCCACCACCAACTTGTATTTTACATGAAGGTGATCAAGCTTatgttttatcaaattcaccaatttaa